Proteins from a genomic interval of Marmoricola sp. OAE513:
- the sigK gene encoding ECF RNA polymerase sigma factor SigK: protein MSHLQPVPSGESTPEGTGVTAPLPELLAEYLRRSARGDEQAFAALYDATSARVHGLVLRVVRDPAQSEEVTQEVFLQVWRTAARYDESKGSALAWLMTLAHRRAVDRVRAAEAVSRQDTSFHQNTQVVPHDSTAEAAEASMESRRVRSALAELTTVQREAIELAYFGGYTHTEVATMLDLPVGTAKTRIRDGLIRLRDAMGVGQ, encoded by the coding sequence GTGTCCCACCTCCAGCCCGTTCCCTCCGGCGAATCCACGCCGGAGGGAACGGGTGTCACCGCACCACTGCCCGAGCTGCTGGCGGAGTACCTCCGCCGGTCCGCCCGGGGAGACGAGCAGGCGTTCGCCGCTCTGTACGACGCCACCTCGGCCCGGGTCCACGGCCTGGTCCTGCGGGTGGTGCGCGATCCGGCCCAGTCCGAGGAAGTCACCCAGGAGGTCTTCCTCCAGGTCTGGCGGACCGCAGCACGGTACGACGAGTCCAAGGGCAGCGCGCTCGCTTGGCTCATGACCCTGGCCCACCGCCGAGCGGTGGACCGGGTCCGAGCCGCAGAAGCGGTCAGCCGGCAGGACACCAGCTTCCACCAGAACACCCAGGTGGTCCCCCACGACAGCACGGCCGAGGCGGCCGAGGCGTCGATGGAGAGCCGCCGGGTCCGGTCAGCACTCGCGGAGCTGACCACCGTTCAGCGGGAGGCGATCGAACTCGCCTACTTCGGGGGGTACACCCACACCGAGGTGGCAACGATGCTCGACCTACCGGTCGGCACTGCAAAAACTCGCATCCGCGATGGACTCATCCGGCTGCGCGACGCGATGGGAGTGGGCCAATGA
- a CDS encoding molybdopterin-dependent oxidoreductase, which produces MKRPSRSTLTSAVQRLRTYSPYALAGVLAASAAVAVAHLVASLLNPQSSPVLAVGSKVIDSTPTPVKVWAIEKFGSADKVILIGSVLAGTLVLAAVAGILARKRPAVGIGLTVFLVGLAGAAALTRPQVELLDVVPALVAAVLGPLSLWWLVRALGALEGPSTASDAEPGSSRRGFLIGSGGLLLGGAAAAGAGQWIYKSRSSLSNIDLPQAAKTLPALPDGLEVAHPGISSLTTPNGKFYRVDTKLSVPIVDQNSWSLKVDGMVDKELEFSYDDLRDMMLEEFDITMTCVSNEVGGKYIGAARWTGVPLSKILDEAGISEKSDQLIGTDVDGFKIGTPMKALRDGRQAIIALGMNGKILPREHGFPARMVVPGLYGYVSATKWLTRLTATTFADDKSYWTERDWATDGPIKISSRIDTPKGLSAIDPGRVAIGGVAWAQNEGIERVEVRIDGGAWQEAELGPDVGINYWRQWYLPWDAKSGSHQVAVRAFGMNGTEQTAVRKATFPDGSSGIQQIVVQVA; this is translated from the coding sequence ATGAAGCGACCGTCACGCTCGACCCTCACGTCAGCCGTGCAGCGCCTCCGCACGTACTCGCCGTACGCGCTGGCGGGCGTGCTCGCGGCCAGTGCAGCCGTGGCCGTCGCCCACCTCGTCGCGAGCCTGCTCAACCCGCAGTCCTCCCCCGTGCTGGCCGTCGGCTCGAAGGTGATCGACTCGACGCCGACGCCGGTCAAGGTGTGGGCCATCGAGAAGTTCGGCAGTGCCGACAAGGTGATCCTCATCGGCAGCGTGCTGGCGGGCACGCTCGTCCTGGCCGCGGTCGCGGGCATCCTGGCGCGCAAGCGGCCAGCCGTCGGCATCGGCCTCACCGTCTTCCTCGTCGGCCTCGCCGGCGCAGCGGCCCTGACCCGTCCGCAGGTCGAGCTGCTCGATGTCGTCCCGGCCCTCGTGGCCGCAGTCCTGGGACCGCTGTCGCTCTGGTGGCTGGTCCGGGCGTTGGGGGCCCTGGAGGGACCCTCGACGGCCTCTGACGCTGAGCCCGGCAGCTCGCGTCGAGGCTTCCTGATCGGCTCCGGTGGGCTGCTGCTCGGCGGTGCAGCGGCCGCCGGAGCCGGTCAGTGGATCTACAAGTCGCGCTCGTCGCTGTCGAACATCGACCTGCCGCAAGCAGCGAAGACCCTGCCGGCACTGCCGGACGGCCTGGAGGTCGCCCACCCGGGCATCTCCTCGCTGACGACGCCGAACGGCAAGTTCTACCGGGTCGACACCAAGCTGTCGGTCCCGATCGTCGACCAGAACAGCTGGAGCCTGAAGGTCGACGGCATGGTCGACAAGGAGCTCGAGTTCAGCTACGACGACCTGCGCGACATGATGCTCGAGGAGTTCGACATCACGATGACCTGCGTCTCGAACGAGGTCGGCGGCAAGTACATCGGAGCCGCTCGCTGGACCGGTGTCCCGCTGTCCAAGATCCTCGACGAGGCCGGCATCTCCGAGAAGTCCGACCAGCTGATCGGCACCGACGTCGACGGCTTCAAGATCGGTACGCCGATGAAGGCGCTGCGGGACGGCCGCCAGGCGATCATCGCCCTCGGGATGAACGGCAAGATCCTCCCGCGCGAGCACGGCTTCCCGGCCCGCATGGTCGTGCCCGGCCTCTACGGGTACGTGAGCGCCACCAAGTGGCTCACCCGCCTGACCGCGACGACCTTCGCCGACGACAAGTCCTACTGGACCGAGCGCGACTGGGCGACCGACGGCCCCATCAAGATCTCGAGCAGGATCGACACGCCCAAGGGTCTCAGCGCGATCGACCCCGGCAGGGTCGCGATCGGCGGCGTCGCCTGGGCCCAGAACGAGGGCATCGAGCGCGTCGAGGTGCGCATCGACGGCGGTGCGTGGCAGGAGGCCGAGCTCGGCCCCGACGTCGGCATCAACTACTGGCGGCAGTGGTATCTGCCGTGGGACGCGAAGTCCGGTTCCCACCAGGTCGCCGTGCGCGCGTTCGGCATGAACGGCACCGAGCAGACGGCCGTGCGCAAGGCGACGTTCCCCGACGGCTCGAGCGGCATCCAGCAGATCGTCGTCCAGGTCGCCTGA
- a CDS encoding MFS transporter: MTDTTIADPTGPAEPAIPVVIPGETDEIAEPGTHKHLGWALVLICMAQLMVVLDSTIANIALPFIGSDLDISRANLQWIVTGYALAFGGLLLLGGRLGDLYGRRRIFVLGLTLFAVASGLGGLAQNEAMLLASRGLQGLGAALAAPAALALITTTFPAGPKRNQAFSVYAAMSGVGAAIGLLLGGWLTGLTPLDVDGWRLTFLINVPIGLVAAFAAPRLLAESESRPGQLDLPGAVTGTLGLVSLVYGITRAGEAQYGWDDGGTIGFIAAGLALLVAFVLIERRVAHPLLPLRILTNKTRATAFIAMMIVPAAMFAMFFFLSQFVQDVMGYSPLEAGLSFLPFPFAMVFGAMISSQLMSRIDPRFLAGTGTALAGVALLMFHRLTVDDSAGNILNLAANAKGGDVFLGDTINYWTSIFPFIALMAFGMSLTFIPLTLAAVHHVDEQDSGIGSGVLNTMQQVGGALGLATLATIATHYITEKATSLGDGIGKLAAASGGGGGVTGGPNKTVESLVGQAAFTSGGTQAFLVGAFMIWAASAILWIFLSVSHEEMATDSATPVAAH; encoded by the coding sequence ATGACCGACACCACGATCGCCGACCCCACCGGGCCGGCCGAACCCGCCATCCCGGTGGTCATCCCGGGAGAGACGGACGAGATCGCCGAGCCGGGGACGCACAAGCACCTCGGTTGGGCGCTCGTCCTCATCTGCATGGCGCAGCTGATGGTCGTGCTCGACAGCACGATCGCCAACATCGCGCTCCCCTTCATCGGCAGCGACCTCGACATCAGCCGGGCGAACCTGCAGTGGATCGTCACCGGCTACGCACTCGCCTTCGGTGGCCTGCTGCTCCTCGGCGGTCGCCTCGGTGACCTCTACGGCCGTCGCCGCATCTTCGTCCTGGGCCTGACGCTGTTCGCCGTCGCCAGCGGCCTGGGCGGTCTCGCCCAGAACGAGGCGATGCTGCTCGCGTCCCGCGGTCTCCAGGGTCTCGGTGCCGCGCTCGCTGCTCCCGCCGCGCTCGCGCTGATCACCACCACCTTCCCCGCCGGCCCCAAGCGCAACCAGGCCTTCTCGGTGTACGCCGCGATGTCGGGTGTCGGCGCCGCGATCGGTCTGCTGCTCGGCGGATGGCTCACCGGCCTCACCCCGCTGGACGTCGACGGCTGGCGCCTGACGTTCCTCATCAACGTGCCGATCGGCCTGGTGGCCGCGTTCGCCGCTCCGCGCCTTCTCGCCGAGTCGGAGTCGCGCCCCGGCCAGCTCGACCTTCCGGGTGCCGTCACCGGAACCCTCGGTCTGGTCTCCCTGGTCTACGGCATCACCCGCGCCGGCGAGGCGCAGTACGGCTGGGACGACGGCGGCACCATCGGCTTCATCGCTGCAGGTCTCGCCCTGCTGGTCGCCTTCGTGCTGATCGAGCGTCGCGTGGCACACCCGCTGCTGCCGCTGCGGATCCTCACCAACAAGACCCGGGCGACCGCGTTCATCGCGATGATGATCGTGCCCGCGGCGATGTTCGCGATGTTCTTCTTCCTCAGCCAGTTCGTCCAGGACGTCATGGGCTACAGCCCGCTCGAGGCCGGTCTGTCGTTCCTGCCCTTCCCGTTCGCGATGGTGTTCGGCGCGATGATCAGCTCGCAGCTGATGAGCAGGATCGACCCGCGCTTCCTGGCCGGGACCGGCACGGCGCTCGCCGGCGTCGCGCTGCTGATGTTCCACCGCCTCACCGTCGACGACTCAGCGGGCAACATCCTCAACCTGGCGGCCAACGCCAAGGGTGGCGACGTGTTCCTCGGCGACACCATTAACTACTGGACGAGCATCTTCCCGTTCATCGCGCTGATGGCGTTCGGCATGAGCCTGACGTTCATCCCGCTGACGCTGGCTGCCGTGCACCACGTCGACGAGCAGGACTCGGGTATCGGCTCGGGTGTGCTCAACACGATGCAGCAGGTCGGCGGCGCTCTGGGTCTCGCGACCCTGGCGACGATCGCGACGCACTACATCACCGAGAAGGCGACCAGCCTCGGCGACGGCATCGGCAAGCTCGCCGCTGCCAGCGGCGGTGGCGGCGGCGTTACCGGTGGTCCGAACAAGACGGTCGAGTCGCTCGTCGGGCAGGCGGCCTTCACCAGTGGCGGTACGCAGGCCTTCCTCGTCGGCGCGTTCATGATCTGGGCGGCCTCGGCCATCCTCTGGATCTTCCTGAGCGTCAGCCACGAGGAGATGGCGACCGACAGCGCGACCCCGGTGGCCGCGCACTGA
- a CDS encoding TetR/AcrR family transcriptional regulator: protein MSLRAASRPRVEGEREDEILDATVELLIEAGYDRLTMDAVAKKARASKATLYRRWETKASLVVEALIRAKQSPHIGDHDTGSLRGDLLSTFCGNEGINESATQVMGSVITALSTDPEFAEQFREKFIAPKVAVTHAIYERAQQRGEVAADIDLEVIGPALAGILLHRTFILGIPPDDATIERVVDHVILPAVQHPSCDGPLGRTAASTHPPANKKARNTP, encoded by the coding sequence ATGTCGCTTCGCGCAGCGAGCCGCCCTCGCGTCGAAGGAGAGCGCGAGGACGAGATCCTCGACGCGACCGTCGAGCTGCTCATCGAGGCCGGGTACGACCGGCTGACCATGGACGCGGTCGCCAAGAAGGCCCGGGCCAGCAAGGCCACCCTCTACCGCCGCTGGGAGACCAAGGCGAGCCTGGTGGTCGAGGCGCTCATCCGCGCCAAGCAGTCCCCGCACATCGGCGACCACGACACCGGCAGCCTGCGCGGTGACCTGCTCTCCACCTTCTGCGGCAACGAGGGCATCAACGAGTCCGCCACCCAGGTGATGGGCTCGGTCATCACCGCTCTCTCGACCGACCCGGAGTTCGCCGAGCAGTTCCGGGAGAAGTTCATCGCTCCGAAGGTCGCCGTCACGCACGCGATCTACGAGCGTGCGCAGCAGCGCGGAGAGGTCGCCGCCGACATCGACCTCGAGGTCATCGGGCCTGCACTGGCAGGGATCCTCCTGCACCGCACGTTCATCCTCGGCATCCCCCCGGACGACGCCACCATCGAGCGCGTCGTCGACCACGTCATCCTGCCCGCCGTTCAGCACCCCTCGTGCGACGGGCCCCTGGGACGCACAGCCGCGTCCACCCACCCGCCCGCTAACAAGAAGGCAAGGAACACCCCATGA
- a CDS encoding Ig-like domain repeat protein — MRARVHTSDRPKGRARRGLTGLIAVFSLCAAALVAVGAAPANAVQASGDDVPAWNNGWSWTYQTSFRYVAEGTDVTINETATYTVAGRETFRGQDAYKLNLSGTINNGSGTVAVPDVGNATLKNFSGNVSGTRYVRVADLALLQENQQQHLNATASIAIISTGIVADINLSLTPRDQTWKVHNFPLNVGDKWDTNTNVDYEGGFSYDAGSLGGTGNSPFGPDTMVFSAPNTAVTAETITVPIASNLNTKKVTAVNADNTMSDQSWWSVTHRNQAKEILVLPLDGGSITLTRNLQSASLPGGAQFSATTTPSLTCAGSPITVSGNLSTNQAGVPVTVRIDKSQKNGGTNPGEYVQATTTTGVNGAYSVNLTAPSESDLQNRNSGPNGTARASWGIEVISSATTATGASTVVVTPVDCSSISYTGATSGPNAGSANVSAQLTNLAGGSAAGRTVTFALSGGGSVSAVTNGSGVASASLPLNGPVRAATITASVPGSSNFAAASTSAPFSVLVNPTTTTVAPSNSTVTIGDPITFDATITPVVGSNPGGTVQFLVNGAALGGPVAVSGNTASVTVNNTGAIGLGNHTVQAVYNGSALFGTSSSPTVPFRIRVPLLGSTASLSVTPNSTVYGQGVTLSSHITTTSGSGNPTGTVTFKEGGTVYGSAPVNGSGDASIVVTDIPVGAHSITASYSGDDEYNSANSSPGSLNVAKADVTVTATTSDSSTVTGEAVDFGVSVAAVAPGAGLPDGTVQLVVDGNNVGAPVALVGGVANFDPVTSLKAGNHTVAVAYSGSSNYKTGNDTLSQSVTKADTATVVTISPSPSSEDQNVNITANVGAVAPGGGAATGLVSFTADGDPIGSAPLNPSSGGAAATLQISTLAPGTHTIVATYDGDDDYNGSVSPGKNHTVIEGAAIVATKTTVVSSQNPSVYGEFVSFTATVVDDDEVNDGPDGAGDVPEGAVQFSIDGTDVGIPVEVGPDGTATSPLVASPEPGDHTVIAAFIGSPGWGNGGDFLAQSVEDASVGLTVTSSNASSNYGQAVTFKAKATTPVDGIGNPDGHVQFRVDGVAVGGAVALDGDGEATSNAVSNLTPGTHTVTADYSGSAHFAPALASTTQNVGKVGTTTALVAAPSTVNFGQTVALMATVTPAATALGAPTGTVTFKDGSTVLGTSAVGANGTNGKAVLSVSNLQGGTHSITATYSGSAGFSGSVSSAQTVTVNKLNTTITARGALVNLVPLQVPLGHLQATLTSANGPVVGAPVKFTIGTATVCTSYTDANGLATCNALPQLLTLTLLGFKASYAGDGNYNPSTVQGTILK, encoded by the coding sequence ATGCGCGCACGCGTACACACGAGCGACCGACCGAAGGGCCGCGCGCGTCGCGGCCTCACCGGTCTGATCGCCGTCTTCTCTCTCTGCGCAGCAGCGCTGGTCGCCGTCGGCGCCGCGCCTGCCAACGCAGTCCAGGCGTCGGGCGACGACGTCCCGGCGTGGAACAACGGGTGGAGCTGGACCTACCAGACCTCCTTCCGCTACGTCGCCGAAGGCACGGACGTCACCATCAACGAGACCGCGACCTACACGGTGGCGGGTCGTGAGACGTTCCGCGGTCAGGACGCCTACAAGCTGAATCTCTCCGGCACCATCAACAACGGCAGCGGAACCGTCGCAGTCCCCGATGTCGGTAACGCGACGCTCAAGAATTTCTCGGGCAACGTCAGCGGCACCCGGTACGTCCGGGTCGCCGACCTCGCGCTGCTGCAGGAGAACCAGCAGCAGCACCTGAACGCGACCGCGTCCATCGCGATCATCTCCACGGGAATCGTCGCGGACATCAACCTGTCGCTCACCCCGCGCGACCAGACGTGGAAGGTGCACAACTTCCCGCTGAACGTCGGCGACAAGTGGGACACCAACACCAACGTCGACTACGAGGGCGGCTTCTCCTACGACGCCGGCTCGCTGGGCGGCACGGGCAACTCGCCGTTCGGGCCGGACACGATGGTCTTCAGCGCTCCCAACACGGCCGTGACTGCGGAAACGATCACCGTGCCGATCGCGTCGAACCTCAACACCAAGAAGGTCACCGCGGTCAACGCGGACAACACCATGTCCGACCAGTCCTGGTGGAGCGTCACGCACCGGAACCAGGCCAAGGAGATCCTCGTCCTGCCCCTCGACGGCGGCTCGATCACCCTCACCCGCAACCTCCAGTCGGCCTCCCTGCCGGGCGGTGCTCAGTTCTCGGCGACCACGACGCCGTCCCTGACCTGCGCCGGTTCGCCGATCACGGTCTCGGGCAACCTGAGCACCAACCAGGCCGGCGTCCCGGTGACGGTCCGCATCGACAAGTCGCAGAAGAACGGCGGCACCAACCCGGGTGAGTACGTCCAGGCGACGACCACCACCGGGGTCAACGGTGCTTACTCGGTCAACCTGACCGCTCCAAGTGAGAGCGACCTGCAGAACCGCAACAGCGGTCCGAACGGCACCGCACGCGCCAGCTGGGGCATCGAGGTCATCAGCTCGGCGACGACCGCCACCGGTGCCAGCACCGTGGTCGTCACGCCGGTCGACTGCTCGAGCATCAGCTACACCGGAGCGACCTCCGGCCCGAACGCCGGCTCGGCGAACGTGTCGGCCCAGCTCACCAACCTCGCCGGTGGCAGTGCCGCCGGGCGTACGGTCACCTTCGCCCTCAGCGGCGGTGGCTCGGTGAGCGCCGTGACCAACGGCTCGGGCGTCGCTTCGGCGAGCCTGCCGCTGAACGGCCCGGTCCGGGCCGCGACGATCACCGCCTCGGTGCCCGGCTCGAGCAACTTCGCCGCGGCCAGCACCTCGGCGCCGTTCAGCGTCCTGGTCAACCCGACCACGACGACGGTCGCGCCGTCGAACAGCACGGTCACCATCGGTGACCCGATCACCTTCGACGCCACGATCACCCCGGTCGTCGGGTCGAACCCGGGTGGCACGGTGCAGTTCCTGGTCAACGGTGCCGCCCTCGGCGGTCCGGTGGCCGTGTCCGGCAACACCGCGAGCGTCACGGTGAACAACACCGGCGCGATCGGGCTGGGCAACCACACCGTGCAGGCGGTCTACAACGGGTCGGCGCTGTTCGGCACCAGCTCCTCGCCGACCGTCCCGTTCCGCATCCGCGTCCCGCTGCTCGGCTCGACGGCCTCGCTGTCGGTCACCCCGAACAGCACCGTCTACGGCCAGGGCGTGACCCTGTCGTCGCACATCACGACGACCTCCGGCTCGGGCAACCCGACCGGCACGGTCACCTTCAAGGAGGGCGGCACCGTCTACGGGTCCGCCCCGGTGAACGGCTCGGGTGACGCCTCGATCGTCGTGACCGACATCCCGGTCGGCGCGCACAGCATCACGGCGTCGTACTCCGGTGACGACGAGTACAACAGCGCGAACTCCTCGCCGGGCTCGCTCAACGTCGCCAAGGCGGACGTCACGGTCACCGCGACCACGTCGGACAGCTCGACGGTCACCGGTGAGGCTGTCGACTTCGGCGTCAGCGTCGCGGCAGTGGCCCCGGGTGCGGGTCTCCCGGACGGCACCGTGCAGCTGGTCGTCGACGGCAACAACGTCGGTGCGCCGGTGGCGCTCGTCGGTGGGGTCGCGAACTTCGACCCGGTGACGTCGCTGAAGGCGGGCAACCACACGGTCGCCGTCGCGTACAGCGGCAGCTCCAACTACAAGACCGGCAACGACACCCTGTCGCAGTCGGTCACGAAGGCGGACACCGCCACCGTGGTGACCATCTCGCCGTCCCCGTCCTCGGAGGACCAGAACGTGAACATCACCGCGAACGTCGGCGCTGTCGCGCCGGGTGGCGGTGCTGCGACCGGCCTGGTCAGCTTCACCGCGGACGGCGACCCGATCGGCTCGGCCCCGCTGAACCCGTCCTCGGGTGGTGCCGCCGCCACGCTGCAGATCTCGACGCTGGCCCCCGGGACCCACACGATCGTGGCGACCTACGACGGTGACGACGACTACAACGGCAGCGTCTCGCCCGGCAAGAACCACACCGTGATCGAGGGCGCCGCGATCGTGGCCACCAAGACCACCGTGGTCTCCTCGCAGAACCCGTCGGTGTACGGCGAGTTCGTGTCCTTCACCGCCACGGTGGTCGACGACGACGAGGTCAACGACGGCCCCGACGGCGCCGGCGACGTCCCCGAGGGTGCGGTCCAGTTCTCGATCGACGGCACCGACGTCGGTATCCCGGTCGAGGTCGGTCCCGACGGCACCGCCACCAGCCCGCTGGTCGCGTCGCCGGAGCCGGGTGACCACACGGTCATCGCCGCGTTCATCGGCAGCCCGGGTTGGGGCAACGGCGGTGACTTCCTCGCCCAGTCTGTCGAGGACGCCAGCGTCGGTCTCACGGTGACCTCGTCCAACGCCTCGAGCAACTACGGCCAGGCCGTGACGTTCAAGGCCAAGGCGACCACCCCGGTCGACGGCATCGGCAACCCTGACGGTCACGTCCAGTTCCGCGTGGACGGTGTCGCCGTCGGCGGAGCTGTCGCGCTGGACGGCGACGGCGAGGCGACCAGCAACGCGGTGTCGAACCTGACGCCGGGCACCCACACGGTCACGGCCGACTACTCCGGCAGCGCGCACTTCGCTCCGGCTCTGGCCTCGACCACGCAGAACGTGGGCAAGGTGGGCACGACGACCGCACTGGTCGCCGCCCCGAGCACGGTCAACTTCGGCCAGACGGTTGCCCTGATGGCGACCGTCACGCCGGCCGCGACCGCCCTCGGCGCCCCGACCGGCACGGTGACCTTCAAGGACGGCAGCACCGTCCTGGGGACGTCTGCGGTGGGTGCGAACGGCACCAACGGCAAGGCTGTGCTCTCGGTGAGCAACCTGCAGGGTGGAACGCACTCGATCACCGCGACCTACTCCGGTTCGGCGGGCTTCTCCGGAAGCGTCTCGTCGGCCCAGACGGTCACGGTGAACAAGCTGAACACCACCATCACCGCGCGAGGCGCCCTGGTGAACCTGGTTCCGCTCCAGGTCCCGCTGGGTCACCTGCAGGCCACCCTGACCTCGGCCAACGGCCCGGTCGTCGGTGCGCCGGTGAAGTTCACGATCGGTACGGCCACGGTGTGCACCTCGTACACCGATGCCAACGGACTGGCGACCTGCAACGCGCTGCCGCAGCTGCTCACGCTGACGCTGCTCGGCTTCAAGGCGTCCTACGCCGGGGACGGGAACTACAACCCGTCCACGGTGCAGGGCACCATCCTCAAGTAA
- a CDS encoding anti-sigma factor — protein MTAHEIHALSGAYAVDALDDLERARFEAHLAECAECQAEVASLQATATLFSDLTEVAPPKSVRDQLMTEIKTVRPLPPTVARIEAKIQARRPRRWSSFVAAAAVLGVLGGGVAVWQDQRNDVEAPQYANAEVDRVLKAEDVQHFSAQLPGGASVTVSVSDSARHAVIVTRKMPAAPDDRVYQLWFQRGDTMVSAGLMKGDTTVLKGDPSGASGVGVTVEQRGGSPTGEPTTAPVALVDFEQA, from the coding sequence ATGACAGCTCACGAGATCCACGCCCTCTCCGGGGCGTACGCCGTGGACGCACTCGACGACCTCGAGCGCGCCCGGTTCGAAGCACACCTTGCCGAGTGCGCCGAGTGCCAGGCCGAGGTGGCCAGCCTCCAGGCGACCGCAACCCTCTTCTCCGATCTGACCGAAGTCGCCCCGCCGAAGTCGGTGCGCGACCAGCTGATGACCGAGATCAAGACCGTCCGTCCGCTGCCGCCGACGGTGGCGCGCATCGAGGCGAAGATCCAGGCCCGCCGTCCGCGGCGCTGGTCGTCGTTCGTCGCCGCTGCGGCGGTGCTCGGGGTCCTCGGCGGCGGGGTCGCCGTCTGGCAGGACCAGCGCAACGACGTCGAAGCGCCGCAGTACGCCAACGCCGAGGTCGACCGGGTGCTCAAGGCCGAGGACGTCCAGCACTTCAGTGCCCAGCTCCCCGGAGGCGCGAGCGTCACCGTCTCGGTCTCCGACAGCGCCCGGCACGCCGTGATCGTCACCCGCAAGATGCCTGCGGCTCCGGACGACCGGGTCTACCAGCTCTGGTTCCAGCGCGGCGACACGATGGTCTCCGCGGGCCTGATGAAGGGCGACACCACCGTCCTGAAGGGTGACCCGTCCGGAGCGAGCGGCGTCGGCGTCACCGTCGAGCAGCGCGGAGGTTCGCCGACCGGCGAGCCGACGACCGCTCCGGTCGCGCTCGTCGACTTCGAGCAGGCATGA
- a CDS encoding methionine synthase, translating to MVTQSILASGIGSMPGEDFAESLRVVIDSLPDLPHLPELPARGVTAGMTGRTLAVVADLGFDLQPAGWRLTDASGIDHRRARSLLAQDLDSTEEVLQGYEGELKLQLAGPWTLAATVERPRGDLLVADHGARREVAQALAEGVRVHLRDVARRVPGARLVVQVDEPALPAVLAGSLPTASGFSRHRAVHPPEASAALAEIFTSVRESGAASVAHCCAGDIPIGLLRGAGAEGVSLDLAVLTAANYDELGAAVEDGATVLLGVVPGTDPPSTPSKKQVVDRVVRALDMLGFDPNDLPGRLVLTPGCGLAGATPSYAREALALVRASASALSTKS from the coding sequence GTGGTCACGCAGAGCATCCTCGCCAGCGGGATCGGGTCGATGCCCGGCGAGGACTTCGCCGAGAGCCTCCGGGTGGTGATCGACTCCCTCCCCGACCTGCCCCACCTGCCCGAGCTGCCCGCCCGCGGGGTCACCGCCGGGATGACCGGGCGCACGCTGGCAGTGGTCGCCGACCTCGGCTTCGACCTGCAGCCCGCCGGCTGGCGGCTGACCGACGCGTCCGGCATCGACCACCGACGGGCGCGGTCGTTGCTGGCCCAGGACCTCGACTCGACCGAGGAGGTCCTGCAGGGGTACGAGGGTGAGCTCAAGCTGCAGCTCGCCGGACCCTGGACCCTGGCCGCGACCGTCGAGCGTCCGCGCGGCGACCTGCTCGTCGCCGACCACGGCGCTCGCCGCGAGGTCGCGCAAGCACTCGCCGAGGGGGTCAGGGTGCACCTGCGCGACGTTGCGCGTCGGGTCCCGGGTGCGCGCCTGGTCGTCCAGGTCGACGAGCCGGCTCTGCCCGCGGTGCTGGCAGGCAGCCTGCCGACGGCGTCCGGGTTCTCCCGGCACCGGGCCGTGCACCCGCCGGAGGCCTCGGCCGCGCTGGCGGAGATCTTCACCTCTGTCAGGGAATCAGGCGCCGCGAGCGTCGCGCACTGCTGCGCGGGAGACATCCCGATCGGGTTGCTGCGGGGAGCCGGTGCCGAGGGAGTCTCGTTGGATCTCGCCGTGCTCACGGCGGCGAACTACGACGAGCTCGGTGCCGCCGTCGAGGACGGGGCCACGGTCCTGCTCGGCGTCGTGCCCGGCACCGACCCGCCCAGCACGCCGTCGAAGAAGCAGGTCGTCGACCGGGTGGTCCGCGCCCTCGACATGCTGGGCTTCGACCCGAACGACCTGCCCGGGCGGCTCGTGCTCACCCCGGGCTGCGGGCTGGCCGGAGCCACTCCTTCTTATGCGCGAGAGGCGCTGGCCCTTGTCCGGGCCAGCGCCTCCGCGCTCAGTACGAAGAGCTGA
- a CDS encoding fasciclin domain-containing protein, producing MTTSLLRRTSAVAAVTLALSFGLAACGSDDDKDSDAKASDNSSKMSDDAGADTFGPGCKLIPADGAGSFNGMATAPVATAASANPLLKTLVAAVTAADLVDTLNSADALTVFAPTDDAFKKIPEKDLNGILADKALLTKILTHHVVAGQLSPDELAGEHETLAKDTITVEGSGDSFTVDNGETPAAVLCGNIPTANATVYVIDSVLTPAA from the coding sequence ATGACCACCTCCCTCCTCCGTCGCACGAGCGCCGTGGCTGCGGTCACGCTGGCCCTGTCCTTCGGTCTGGCTGCATGTGGCAGCGATGACGACAAGGACAGCGACGCCAAGGCGAGCGACAACAGCTCGAAGATGTCGGACGACGCCGGCGCGGACACCTTCGGCCCGGGCTGCAAGCTGATCCCCGCCGACGGTGCCGGCTCGTTCAACGGCATGGCCACCGCCCCGGTCGCCACCGCCGCGAGCGCCAACCCGCTGCTGAAGACCCTGGTCGCCGCGGTCACCGCCGCCGACCTGGTCGACACCCTGAACAGCGCCGACGCCCTGACCGTCTTCGCCCCGACCGACGACGCGTTCAAGAAGATCCCGGAGAAGGACCTCAACGGCATCCTCGCCGACAAGGCCCTGCTCACCAAGATCCTGACCCACCACGTCGTTGCCGGCCAGCTGTCCCCGGACGAGCTCGCGGGCGAGCACGAGACGCTGGCGAAGGACACCATCACCGTCGAGGGCTCGGGCGACAGCTTCACCGTCGACAACGGCGAGACCCCGGCTGCTGTCCTCTGCGGCAACATCCCCACCGCGAACGCCACGGTCTACGTGATCGACAGCGTTCTCACCCCGGCTGCCTGA